The Miscanthus floridulus cultivar M001 unplaced genomic scaffold, ASM1932011v1 os_2610_1_2, whole genome shotgun sequence genome contains the following window.
AAATCATAGGTCAAATTTATAATTGATTGCGTAACTGCTTATAAGGCTCAAAAAAGTTTGACAAGCCAAACCAGAGAATGAGTTCAAGATTTGAGAAATCAAACAGGAGAGAAGCAGTTCGTCCGGGTACGAAAGGCTATTTCTTCAGTCAAGAAGGGACGAATTAATGCATGCCTTAACATTCAGAGTTTTATTCAACAATAAAAGGACACCGTAAATGCTCCAACAGGACAATATCATGTTTTTTCAGAAATTGTTGCTCGAACGTACAAATTCGGCACTGATATCGTACCAGCTGATGGCCAAAAATTCAGAACCTGCTTCTGATGCCAGTTCTGCAATTTCTTGACTGATGCAGTCTGAACTCAGTGTTCTAGCTTTGTACAAGATCTTGTGACATTCTAATCGCATTGATGCATGCTATCAACAACACATCCTGCATTTAACCGCTTCCGTCAAGCTGCCCATGGGAGAGGAGGTGTGCCAGATATTGCTGAAACAAAAACACAGAGAAAGCATACATCAAACTTGCATATATTGGGCAGCAAGAATATATCTAGAACAGGAACATATGAAATTGGGTGTTTTCTTCTGACAAAATATGAATTTCCGAGTGGTAAGCATGTGTAGCTTGTAGTGAATGATAGACAAGCGTGTAATGTCCTTACAGCATGGTAGGCATATGGTGGTTTCCCTTGCCGGTCAAAATGCCTCGCCATGATGGAGAACTCTATTGGACCCCATTCGTCTATTTCAAAACAATTGCCTAATGCAGCCTTGTAAAGCTGCAAACCACCAAATGAAGTTGGCACAGGAAATAAACAAAATAGCAATTTTAAATCTGCTTGTCATTGACAACAACAAAAGCTCCTCCACATGTATTTATATAAAAGGAGGTATATACAGTTTCCACACCTTTGCAGTGTCAGTTAGTAGCTCAGTACCAGCAGGGTACGAGGCATAATACTGGTCAGCCCTTGAGATCCCAGCCCTTGTCCTACGAGAAGCTCAAGTGAAGAGTACTGGCAGGTGAGGACAACCGAACAAGTAATGAAGTTAATGGAACTGTAATAAAAGAGCTAAATCTGGTTCAGTGGCGACGTACGTATTGCTTGTGTAAGCATAAGTAATGAGGGCAGTGAAGCAGTAGAATCCAGCATATGACACCATACGCCGAAACTTCTGGATCTTCAAAACCTCCTTACACTGATAAAGGATATCCATCTCACTACACCTGAATGCTAGTTTTACAGGGAAAAGAACATCAGTTAGACACAAACTTGGCTCTACAAATCATTCCAAGA
Protein-coding sequences here:
- the LOC136535175 gene encoding uncharacterized protein, with amino-acid sequence MDILYQCKEVLKIQKFRRMVSYAGFYCFTALITYAYTSNTTRAGISRADQYYASYPAGTELLTDTAKLYKAALGNCFEIDEWGPIEFSIMARHFDRQGKPPYAYHAQYLAHLLSHGQLDGSG